The Sphaerochaeta globosa str. Buddy region CAATAAGCGAACGATCAACCAATACATTCACCCGGATGTACTGGATACCTGCCAGTTGTCAATGGGGTTGACCCAGCTCGATGAGGGCAGCGTATGGAACACCATGCCGGCCCATACCCATGAACGGAGAATGGAAGTGTACTTCTACTTCGACATCAAGGAGAAGCAGACATTGTTCCACCTGTTCGGAGAACCCACTGAAACCAGACACATCGCCGTAGGCAATGAGGAAGCGGTAATCAATCCGTCATGGTCGATTCACAGTGGAGTGGGTACAAGCAATTATACGTTCATTTGGGCAATGTGTGGGGAAAACCGCACCTATACCGATATGGACTGGGTAGCAACTGAGGAGTTGAGGTAAGAACTATGGTAAACATGCAAGAGATGTTCTCCCTGAAGGGGAAAGTGGCTTGGGTAACCGGGGCAAGTTATGGGATCGGCTTTGCGATTGCAAGCGCCTATGCCCAAGCGGGTGCAAAGATTGCATTCAACGACATCAACCAGGATTTGGTGGACAAGGGAACAGCTGCCTACAAGGAAGCTGGTTTTGAGGCCAACGGCTATGTATGTGACGTAACCGATGAGGATGCCGTGGTAAGGACCAATGCCCAGATCACCAAGGACCTCGGGCCGGTCGACATCCTGGTGAACAACGCCGGGATCATCAAGCGCATCCCGATGCACGAAATGGCCGCAAGCGACTGGCGCAAGGTCATCGACATCGATCTTACCGCCCCGTTCATCGTCGCCAAGGCGGTGCTTCCTTCGATGATGGAGCGCCAGACGGGCAAGATCATCAACATCTGCTCGATGATGAGCGAGCTGGGACGCGAGACGGTCAGTGCTTAT contains the following coding sequences:
- a CDS encoding gluconate 5-dehydrogenase, translated to MVNMQEMFSLKGKVAWVTGASYGIGFAIASAYAQAGAKIAFNDINQDLVDKGTAAYKEAGFEANGYVCDVTDEDAVVRTNAQITKDLGPVDILVNNAGIIKRIPMHEMAASDWRKVIDIDLTAPFIVAKAVLPSMMERQTGKIINICSMMSELGRETVSAYAAAKGGLKMLTRNIASEYGKYNIQCNGIGPGYIATPQTAPLRERQADGSRHPFDSFIVAKTPAERWGNTEDLEGPALFLASKASDFVNGHVLYVDGGILAYIGKQP